TAAGCATGAACTGGAAGTAATTAAATATGCACGCATGATTTCTTCCCACAGTATTCCTACCTGCTGACCAGCCAACTGGAGTCACAACGCATTTACTGGGAAAACAAGATTGTCCATCTTGAAAAAGACACAGCAGAGGAGGTGGGTGTTTCGACATGAAGGCttttcttcctgtcttccaGTTCTCACGCAGGCTATGTTGCCCATTCGTTTGCATTTTGGCCAAACTTCCTTCCTGTGCCAGAGGCAACGTCTGAAGTCCGCTGACTACTTCTGCTTGCCGTTACGGTTCTCATCATAGtacaagacacagagagaagtgaggGTGAAGGTGGCCTACAGTTGCTGGAAAAAACTCAGCTAGCTGCTGAGGAAACCCAGCAGCACTCTGCTAACGGATGTAGCTTATAATACTGTTTCTCGTAATAGTGTTGCAAAAGCTCATGTTCCCATGCACCCATCTGTGTTTCTGCAGATTAACAACATGAAAGCCAAATTCAAGGAGACTATTGAGAGGTGCGACAATTTGGAGCTCAAGCTGAACGAAATATCCAAAGAGAAGCAGTCCATGGAGAAGAAGTACGTACGACTCCCACACTGCATGCTTACATACTAACACAAGTCATCTTACGTactaaacatttatttattatagtgTACTAACTGATCTCTCTAACTCATTCTCACAACTTCAGAGCATTGAATAAGTAGCGGTAAGCCAGCCAGTGTGGCATTTCTCAAAAGTGTTACTATGCAACAACCATGAAAGCACAATAGGACAATATTACCATGGTTTAGAAAAGTGTTAAAAATGGAGATCTTTATCATTTAATGATGGTGATTGCTCCACGCTTCTGGGAGTTTCCTCAAGCTTTTCCTCTTCCAACACTCAGCCCCTGCATGTTGTTATTGGCAATAAACGCCCTTGTTATTGTGACACCTACACCCAGTCTCCTGTTTTTGCTCTCACAAATTCTCCGTTTCACTCTCACTGATTCATCTCTTCCTTACTTTTCCTTCCCTCCATTCCCCTTAttcctctgcttttctctccttcctttctgtccctctcttttcagGTGCACCCATCTGAACACGCGCCTCTCCAAGCTGACGCAGGAGCTGCGCgaggagcaggagatgaaccGCTACCTGCGCGCCAACCAGACGGAGCTGCAGGCCCAGCTGCAGGACGAGCAGCGCAAGGCGCACGAGGTGGCCCAGCACAAGGACCTGGCCATCGGCGAGCTCCAGGAGCAGCTGCGCGACGTCATGTTCTACCTGGAGGCGCAGCGGCAGATCGACCACATGCCCGACGAGGCCCGCCAGGAGATCCAG
Above is a window of Clupea harengus chromosome 21, Ch_v2.0.2, whole genome shotgun sequence DNA encoding:
- the LOC105911901 gene encoding BRCA1-associated protein, which translates into the protein MTHMERSPPSLQNLWICLICGHIGCGRYVSRHAYKHFEETQHTYAMQLTNHRVWDYAGDNYVHRLVASKTDGKMVQYECEGDTCQDEKIDALQLEYSYLLTSQLESQRIYWENKIVHLEKDTAEEINNMKAKFKETIERCDNLELKLNEISKEKQSMEKKCTHLNTRLSKLTQELREEQEMNRYLRANQTELQAQLQDEQRKAHEVAQHKDLAIGELQEQLRDVMFYLEAQRQIDHMPDEARQEIQEGQINIAAAPAPPAHSSSGSGSAPGGGGGGGKFGGRKGRSKRGK